The Oncorhynchus kisutch isolate 150728-3 unplaced genomic scaffold, Okis_V2 Okis01b-Okis20b_hom, whole genome shotgun sequence genome contains the following window.
tttgtttattttgtgAAAATTACTAATATTAATGGATTGCAAAATTGCTAGATTGATGCCTGTGGTGCCTGACCTGAACCCACTGACAAACAGTAGGATTGGCTTTCaccccacacactacacacacacactacacacacaccacatgcacacacactacacacacacacacacacacacacacacacacacacacactacacacacactacacacacaccacatgcacacacacactacatacacactacacacacacacactacacacacactacacacacactacacacacacactacatacacactacacacacacactacatacacacacacacacacactacacacacacactacacacacactacacacacactacacacacacacacacacacacacacacacacacacacactacatgcacacacactacatgcacacacacacacactacatacacactacacacacacacacacacacacacacacacactacatacacactacacacacacacacacacacacacacacactacacaccacacacacactcttgtacATACCCACAGAAGAAGAGTCCTCCACAGAAGAGGTAGGTGAGGACACCAGAGGAGAAGTCAACCTTAGTGACCACGGTCTGGTGACAGGTAGGACAGGTCATCTGGACAGGACTGTCCCCAAACGCACCGATGGCCactggaggagggggagaggggggggagtatTAGTTCATTCTCTAATGCATTAATATGTTAATTCATTCATTCCTACAGTACCTCAAAGCATGGCTTCATTCATTTATCAATTCATCCAttaaattcattcattcatccatccattcattatTTACTTTCTTCCAACTTGTCTGTCCACTGAAAACACATGGCTGTTTAACTTCCTTTATAGCATGGCTTCATTCATCCATCTGTCCACTGAAAACACACGGCTGTTTAACTTCCTTTATAGCATGACTTCATTCATCCATCTGTCCACTGAAAACACACGGCTATTTAACTTCCTTTATAGTTAACAAGAGTTTCCACTCAACCCAAAGTACAGTAGGACATACCAACAGGCACCTGGACGTTGGCCATCCTCCCTGAGAGGAAAGAGAGTTGAGTAACactatatactactatatatatatagtactaaCAGAGAACACACAGCAAGACGTACAATATACTAATGGAAAACTCAACAAATGCTGATAGAGAAAACATTCAAACATTCAAACTACTAATAAAAGTTTAAATTAAATTAAGATTACATTTTTCATCATTACTTTTCCAATAACAGACACATAATCTCTTACAAGTACTTACCGATCTGCTGTAAGGGAGAGTCTTACCGATCTGCTGGTCCAAAAGGagtctgttactgttctactactCAGTAACACAGGAGGGTGAACAGAGTCAGTAGCCGGACCCGCCCATCCTACCAAACAGCCTATCCTGTTATCTACTGTCCTGTCTCCTACCAAACAGCCTATACTGCTATCTACTGTCCTGTCTCCTACCAAACAGCCTATCCTGCTATCTACTGTCCTGTCTCCTACCAAACAGCCTATACTGTTATCTACTGTACCCTGTCTCCTACCAAACATCCTATACTGCTATCTACTGTCCTGTCTCCTACCAAACAGCCTATCCTGCTATCTACTGTCCTGTCTCCTACCAAACAGCCTATCCTGTTATCTACTGTCCTGTCTCCCAAACAGCCTATCCTGTTATCTACTGTACCCTGCCCCTGTCTCCTACCTATACTGCTAttcaagttatcgttactcattgtgtatagagccaagttatcgttcctcagtgtgtatagagccaagttatcattccTCAtggtgtatagagccaagttatcgttcctcattgtgtatagagccaagttatcgttcctcagtgtgtatagagccaagttttggttactcattgtgtatagagccaagttatcattcctcattgtgtatagagccatgttatcattcctcattgtgtatagagccaggttatcgttactcattgtgtatagagccaagttatggttactcattgtgtatagagccaagttatggttactcattgtgtatagagccaagttatcgttactcattgcgtattgagccaagttatcattactcagtgtgtgtagagccaagttatcgttactcagtgcgtatagagccaagttatcattactcagtgtgtgtagagccaagttatcattactcagtgtgtgtagagccaagttatcattactcagtgtgtatagagccaagttatcgttcCTCAtggtgtatagagccaagttatcattactcattgtgtatagagccaagttatcattactcagtgtgtatagagccaagttatcgttcCTCAtggtgtatagagccaagttatcattactcattgtgtatagagccaagttatcattactcagtgtgtatagagccaagatATCGATCCtcattgtgtatagagccaagttatcgatCCTCATTGTGTgtagagccaagttatcgttactcatcatGTTTCATATTATTAGTGATAGTATTCTTCTAgtatttctctctgcattgttgggacgggcctgtaaacatttcactgttactctacacctgtttaagaagcatgtgacaaataacattagatttgatctaaaatagcaccctattccctctatagtccactactttagaccagagcctcatggcaccctattccctctatagtccactactttagaccagagccttatggcaccctattccctctatagtccactactttagaccagagcctcatggaaccctattccctctatagtccactactttagaccagagccttatagcaccctattccctctatagtccactactttagaccagagccttatggcaccctattccctctatagtccattactttagaccagagccttatggcaccctattccctctatagtccactactttagaccagagccttatggcaccctattccctctatagtccactactttagaccagagcctcatggcaccctattccctctatagtccactactttagaccagagccttatggcaccctattccctctatagtccactactttagaccagagccttatggcaccctattccctctatagtccactactttagaccagagcctcatggcaccctattccctctatagtccactactttagaccagagcctcatggcaccctattccctctatagtccactactttagaccagagcccttagGATTCCATTTCAGACGCAATCAGCCAGGTATATCTGTCCCATCAATCACCTGAGAACCATCTCCCCTCACAATCAGCCAGGTATGTCTGTTCCATCAACCACCTGAGAACCACCACACCTCACAATCAGCCAGGTATGTCTGTCCCATCCATCACACCTCCCAATCAGCCAGGTATGTCTGTCCCTTCCACCACACCTCCCAATCAGCCAGGTATGTGTGGATCAGCCCATACAGTGAGTCCATACATCGTTGGCATAGTTACTGCTTCAGTATGGATGGAGTTGAAGGGGACAATCAGCAGCCTTTTCATCATCTTGTAGGGTTTTTACACTTTGATTGAACAACGGACTGAAAAGGAGGAGCAGGTACAGCGAACTGTTGGGATGTTTATCTCAGTGTTACAGATGACGAGAGAAGAGCTAACGGACTGAAGGGGAGCAGGTACAGTGAACCATTGGGATGTTTATCTCAGTGTTACAGATGACGAGAGAGAAGAGCTAATGGACTGAAGAGGAGCAGGTACAGTGAACCATTGGGATGTTTATCTCAGTGTTACAGATGACGAGAGAGAAGAGCTAACGGACTGAAGGGGAGCAGGTACAGCGAACTGTTGGGATGTTTATCTCAGTGTTACAGATGACGAGAGAGAAGAGCTAACGGACTGAAGAGGAGCAGGTA
Protein-coding sequences here:
- the LOC116358884 gene encoding lipopolysaccharide-induced tumor necrosis factor-alpha factor homolog — translated: MANVQVPVVAIGAFGDSPVQMTCPTCHQTVVTKVDFSSGVLTYLFCGGLFFCGFVLGCCLIPFCFDRLKDAKHTCPSCKTLLGVYKRL